TGATGGGCAACAGCATCATCATCCTGCTCACGGCGCTGGACTCgaccctccacacccccatgtacttcttcctctgGCACCTGTCTGTGCTGGAGGGCTGCTACATCTCTGTCACCATCCCCAAGATGATGGCCAACTTCCTCTCGGAGGAGAGGACCATCTCCTTCATCGGCTGCGCCCTCCAGATGCATTTCATCCTGTCTCTCGGGACGGCGGAGTGCTACCTGCTGGccgccatggcctacgaccgctacagGGCCATCTGCTCCCCGCTGCACTACCCCGTCATTATGAACCCCACAGCCTGCGCCAGGATGGCTGCCGCCTGCTGGCTCTGCGGCGTCCTGATGCCCATGGGCAAGGTCATCTGGATCTTCTCCATGCCCTACTGCGGGCCCAACGAGATCAACCACTTCTTCTGCGACATCCACCCCGTGCTCAGGCTGGCCTGCGGGGACACCTCCCAGAGCGAGGTCTTCATCGTACTGATCAGCTTCATAATCACTGTCTTCCCCTTCCTGACGGTGCTGGTGTCCTACGCCTGCATCCTCTCCACCGTCCTGAAAACGACGTCCTCCCAGGGGCGGCACAAGGCCTTctccacgtgctcctcccaccttACCGTGGTCGTCTTGTTCTACGGCTCAGCCTGCGCCATGTACCTGCGGCCCAAGTCCAGCCATGTGGCGGACATAGACAGAGTGATGGCCCTGTTTTATACCATCGTCACCCCCACGTTAAACCCCATCATCTACAGCCTGAGGAaccaggaggtgaaggctgccttgagGAGGCTGAGGGGCAGGAAAAGGCTCCCGGGGACAATTTAAAACTCACGGGGCTGCCCAGCTCAAGTGAGGACTTTTTATAAGAATAAAGGAAAATTGCCCAACTGTTTCACCTCCTGGGTGTTCACATTGCAGCCTGAATTAACTAGAGGTGTGGATGAAAAGTGGATCAGATAAACGGCCTTAAACCCTTCTTTGGACACTTGCCGTCAGAATTACACCGGCCTTACTTTGTCTTTGCTTCGGTCACTTTGGAAGAGAAATGAAACCAACTtcaactgtttttggttctctgtgccttaaatattgagtctgttctggtctggctgtggtctgaagaagtgggtctgtcccgcgaaagctcacctaataaactgttttgctagtctttaaagtgctacttgactgctttttgttttgatagtgtatagactagcacggctccctctctgttactattcaacttcaGCTAAGTGCATATTAATTAGGAACGAGTATCCAGATGTGGGTTTAACGAGTTTTTATCTAATAGGCATTTAATATCCATTGAGGCCTGTGCTACACTAAAAAGTTAGCTTGAAACCGATCATTCGTTTTGGGCTCAGGGGTAACAATCCACGCCCATGAGTAGTGTAACGAAGCCAGCTGAATCCCTAACGGAGACAGCATTAAGCAGATGACTTCATGCGCTAGCTGCCCCCTCCGGGACAATG
The window above is part of the Carettochelys insculpta isolate YL-2023 chromosome 32, ASM3395843v1, whole genome shotgun sequence genome. Proteins encoded here:
- the LOC142004531 gene encoding olfactory receptor 10C1-like, whose protein sequence is MYFANGTAPGNQSWVTHFVFLGFSQDPATRAMLCVALSCIYTLSLMGNSIIILLTALDSTLHTPMYFFLWHLSVLEGCYISVTIPKMMANFLSEERTISFIGCALQMHFILSLGTAECYLLAAMAYDRYRAICSPLHYPVIMNPTACARMAAACWLCGVLMPMGKVIWIFSMPYCGPNEINHFFCDIHPVLRLACGDTSQSEVFIVLISFIITVFPFLTVLVSYACILSTVLKTTSSQGRHKAFSTCSSHLTVVVLFYGSACAMYLRPKSSHVADIDRVMALFYTIVTPTLNPIIYSLRNQEVKAALRRLRGRKRLPGTI